Sequence from the uncultured Bacteroides sp. genome:
GGGATAATGCGGTTTACCACACTGGAAACATGGAAGCCTATTTCCTAACCGGAGATGCCACATACAAAAAATATTCTGAAGCGTGGGCTCAACAGAATGAATGGAAAGGTGCTAAATCTGATAATAAGTCAGCATGGAAACTAAACTATGGAGAGAGTGATGAATATGTTTTGTTTGGTGATTATCAGGCATGTTTTCAAACATATTGCGATCTATACACAGTTGATCCGGATCCTGAAAAAATAGCTCGTGCACGTCAGGTTATAGAGTACGAGATGAGCACAAGCCGAAAAGATTATTGGTGGTGGGCTGATGGATTGTATATGGTAATGCCAGTTATGACAAAACTGTATAAAATAACCAATGACAAGCTCTATCTTAATAAATTATATGAATATACTCTTTACTGTGATTCTTTAATGTACGATGAACAGGAAGGACTTTATTACCGTGATGCCCGTTATGTATACCCTAATCATAAAAGCGACAATGGAAAAAAAGATTTCTGGGCACGTGGAGACGGCTGGGTAATGGCAGCATTGGCTAAGGTCTTGAAAGATTTGCCAAAAGATTATGCTAATCGTGATTTCTTCGTTAAGAAGTTTCAGAAGATGGCGGCTGCATTAGCAGCTTGCCAGCAACCGCAAGGCTATTGGACACGTAGCATGTATGATGCAAATTTCGCTCCCGGACCAGAAACAAGCGGCACTGCATTGATGGAATATGGCCTGCTATGGGGAATTAATAACGGATATCTGGATAAACAAACTTACGCACCAGTTTGCGAAAAGGCTTGGAACTATTTATCTAAAGTAGCTTTACAGTCAAACGGTAAAGTTGGATATGTACAACCTATTGGAGACAGGGCTATTCCCGGCCAGGTGGTAGACAAAAATTCAACATCTAATTTCGGAGTTGGAGCCTTCTTATTAGCTTCATGCGAAATGGCAAGATATTTGGGTGTAAACAATGATCGTGCATATTGGGCTAATACCTTATATAAAATAGCTTCTCCTGTTTTGAAGTGTATGAGCAATGGTAAGCTAAGCGAAGAAATGCAAGTAGAAGTTAGTCCTACGTGGGATGGACGGGATAAGCACGTTACTTACATGGAATGCTTTGGCAGACTAATGGCCGGAGTTGCTCCATGGTTATCATTACCTGATGACAATTCTGCTGAAGGAAAACAACGGAAACAATTGAGAGAATGGGCATTGGCAAGTTACAAACAAGCCGTAGACCCACAGAGCCCGGATTATTTGCTATGGAGAAAAGAAGGACAACCTTTAGTAGATGCTGCTTATGTGGCTCAAAGTTTCCTACGTGCTTATGATCAGTTGTGGATGCCATTAGACGAAACAACCAAACAACGATATATTGCAGAGTTCCAGCAATTACGCCGCATTGATCCACCTTATACCAACTGGCTTTTGTTTTCTTCTACCATTGAATGTTTCTTAGCCAAAGCTGGTGCACAAGCCGATATGTATCGCATCCATTCGGCACTCAGAAAGGTTGAAGAATGGTACGTTGGTGATAGCTGGTACAGTGACGGAACAAGTTTTGCATTCGATTATTATAATAGTTATGTAATTCAGCCCATGTATGTGGAGTGCTTAAAAGTAATGATCGATTTGAAGCAAAACAACATAGCATCTGCACAGCAATATGAAGTTGCATTGAACAGAATGCAGAAATATAGCCAAATCTTAGAAAGATTTATCTCTCCGGAGGGCACCTATCCTGTCTTTGGGCGCTCTATTCCCTATCGTATGGGAGTATTTCAACCTCTTGCACAGCTGGCATGGAATGAACAGTTGCCGGCAGAACTTCCTAACGGACAAGTCCGTTCAGCTCTTACGGCAGTAATGCACCGCATGTTCGATTCCGGAAAAAACTTCAACGAAAAAGGATTCCTCCGTATCGGTTTCACTCAAAGTCAGCCCAATATTGCCGATTGGTATACAAACAATGGCAGTATGTACATAACTTCATTGGCATTCTTGCCTCTTGGATTACCAGCCACTCATCCATTCTGGACCGATGCTGCTATTGACTGGACTTCAAAGCGTGCCTGGAATGGAGATAGTTTTCCCAAAGACCATGCCATTCATTATTAATTTCAAATTAGATAAAAAGTTAATTTGATTAACTTTTTATCGGAAATTAATCGAATTGAACGATAAACAGAGGTAATTGGCTGATTTTTCAATACATTATTTAACAATCAGCCATATATTTGCACATATCGAAAAACTCAAGTTAACCCTAAAATTAATTTAAAATGAGAAACATGCATCAAGTTTATCATCATCAAGACAGAATTACCAAATCGATTCTGCTCTTACTCGTTTTCATGTTACTGACTCCATTGAGCCTTATGGCACAGAATCGAGTCATTAAAGGAGTGGTAAAAGACAGCAAATCCAATGATCCGCTTATTGGATGTTCTGTTGCAGTAAAAGGAACCTCCACAGGAACTTTAACCGACCTGAATGGCGAATTTACACTCAACGCTTCAAGCAAATCAACTCTTGTTTTTACTTTCGTAGGTTATAACGGAAAAGAAATAGCTGTTGGTAATCAAAACAACGTAACAGTTGCATTGGATGAAAATTCTGAGATATTAGATGAAGTCGTTGTTGTAGGTTACGGTACTCAGAAAAAGTCTGATATAACAGGTTCTGTTACTTCCGTCAACAAAGACCGTTTATCAAAGCTGCCAGTTGCAAATGTTATGCAAGCTTTGGAAGGTGCAACGGCTGGTGTACTTGTTACCCAAGGTTCTTCTATCCCAGGAGATGGCCCTTCTACTATTATTCGTGGCAAGAACTCTATCAATGCAAGTACAGATCCATATATTGTAGTTGATGGTATCCCTATCAGCAAAAGCGGCGGTTCTTTGTCTGATATTAACCCGAACGACATTGAAAGCATGGAAATTTTAAAAGATGCTTCTGCTGTAGCTATTTACGGTACAAATGGTGCTAATGGGGTTATCTTGATTACTACTAAACGTGGTAAGACAGGCAAACCGACAATTCGTTATAACGGCTATGCCGGAGTTGAAGATTTTGCACATAAACTACGCATGCGTAATGGTGCAGAATATGTTCAAAAATATAAGGATTACATGTTCCAGAAAACTGGTACTGAATTGTCCGGTAATCCTGTTCCTAATCAAGCAGAAGTTGCTAATTATAATGCAGGTAAAGAAACCGACTGGTTGGATGAGATTTCACAAACAGGCATCGCTCAGGATCACAACGTTAGTTTAAGCGGAGGTACAGATGATATGAAATATTTTGTATCAGGTGAATATCTGAATCAGAAAGGTATTCTGAAAGGTTACCAGTATCAGCGTTTCAGCTTCCGTATGAACATGGATATCAATGTAACCAAATATCTGACCATCGGAACAAACGCTTATGTTGCAGCTCACAATAAAGATGGCGGTCGTGTTAACTTCTTATATGGTCTTGCAATGAGCCCATATGGTCAGTTATATAACGAAGATGGCACTTACACTACCCTACCTATGTCTCCGGAAGAAATGTACACTTCTCCTTTCTGCCAATACAATAAAAAAGCAGAACGTCGTAATGTTAATATAAACGGGAATGGATATGCAGAATTAAATTTTGGCAAAATATTTAGACCGCTAAACGGTTTAAAATATCGTTTAAATTTGGGATATAACTATTTGCCTGCAAGAGAATCTAACTACGCTGGCCTTGCCTCTTATGATAAAAATGGAACAGCATACACTATTAATAAAGAGACCAATGCATATACCATTGAAAACATCCTTACTTATACTAAAGATATAGCAAAGCATCACTTTGATTTAACAGCTTTGTATAGTGCACAGAGTAAAAAATACTTATCAACCACA
This genomic interval carries:
- a CDS encoding DUF2264 domain-containing protein, whose amino-acid sequence is MNKFFKVVLPLAAWLLISFSIKATEKNEVINIIHKVNRYWQKQNPVHGRAFWDNAVYHTGNMEAYFLTGDATYKKYSEAWAQQNEWKGAKSDNKSAWKLNYGESDEYVLFGDYQACFQTYCDLYTVDPDPEKIARARQVIEYEMSTSRKDYWWWADGLYMVMPVMTKLYKITNDKLYLNKLYEYTLYCDSLMYDEQEGLYYRDARYVYPNHKSDNGKKDFWARGDGWVMAALAKVLKDLPKDYANRDFFVKKFQKMAAALAACQQPQGYWTRSMYDANFAPGPETSGTALMEYGLLWGINNGYLDKQTYAPVCEKAWNYLSKVALQSNGKVGYVQPIGDRAIPGQVVDKNSTSNFGVGAFLLASCEMARYLGVNNDRAYWANTLYKIASPVLKCMSNGKLSEEMQVEVSPTWDGRDKHVTYMECFGRLMAGVAPWLSLPDDNSAEGKQRKQLREWALASYKQAVDPQSPDYLLWRKEGQPLVDAAYVAQSFLRAYDQLWMPLDETTKQRYIAEFQQLRRIDPPYTNWLLFSSTIECFLAKAGAQADMYRIHSALRKVEEWYVGDSWYSDGTSFAFDYYNSYVIQPMYVECLKVMIDLKQNNIASAQQYEVALNRMQKYSQILERFISPEGTYPVFGRSIPYRMGVFQPLAQLAWNEQLPAELPNGQVRSALTAVMHRMFDSGKNFNEKGFLRIGFTQSQPNIADWYTNNGSMYITSLAFLPLGLPATHPFWTDAAIDWTSKRAWNGDSFPKDHAIHY
- a CDS encoding TonB-dependent receptor; translated protein: MRNMHQVYHHQDRITKSILLLLVFMLLTPLSLMAQNRVIKGVVKDSKSNDPLIGCSVAVKGTSTGTLTDLNGEFTLNASSKSTLVFTFVGYNGKEIAVGNQNNVTVALDENSEILDEVVVVGYGTQKKSDITGSVTSVNKDRLSKLPVANVMQALEGATAGVLVTQGSSIPGDGPSTIIRGKNSINASTDPYIVVDGIPISKSGGSLSDINPNDIESMEILKDASAVAIYGTNGANGVILITTKRGKTGKPTIRYNGYAGVEDFAHKLRMRNGAEYVQKYKDYMFQKTGTELSGNPVPNQAEVANYNAGKETDWLDEISQTGIAQDHNVSLSGGTDDMKYFVSGEYLNQKGILKGYQYQRFSFRMNMDINVTKYLTIGTNAYVAAHNKDGGRVNFLYGLAMSPYGQLYNEDGTYTTLPMSPEEMYTSPFCQYNKKAERRNVNINGNGYAELNFGKIFRPLNGLKYRLNLGYNYLPARESNYAGLASYDKNGTAYTINKETNAYTIENILTYTKDIAKHHFDLTALYSAQSKKYLSTTAKAVGFVNDLLGYNYLQGGATQTASSDANRYAATSYMGRLNYSYDSRYLLTITARRDGSSVFGANTSKYGTFPSVAVGWNIANEHFMKEIDWMNSLKLRVSYGKSGNEAIPVYETISKYNATNVAMDGKTLTAIFPNTMGNANLEWETTKSFNVGLDFGFLKSRIVGNLDFYKSNTSGLLLKRNLPKITGYSDVYENIGKTSNTGLEATITTRNIVNKDFTWETSFIFAANKNKIIDLYGDKKDDIGNARFIGHPISSVYDYKMLGIWQESEIKAGLNKGWDNTAVAGDIKFEDTSKDGKITSDDKQILGQKDPKWTGGLTNKFTYKNWALSVFIQTAQGMMKSNTDIKTYDETWRINTPAIFSYWTSTNLNQEYPRLTYTNTYNYGYSRKASYTRLKDITLSYTFNESAISKFGLGSLTIYGSGRNLHTWTNWVGWDPESSFSNRGSDTWEDNYPLTKSFVIGINVTLK